Proteins encoded together in one Triticum dicoccoides isolate Atlit2015 ecotype Zavitan chromosome 7B, WEW_v2.0, whole genome shotgun sequence window:
- the LOC119339058 gene encoding tetraspanin-18-like has translation MARGSRSGRNGGGGGCASCCLGFLLKFLAFLQAFAAVSAVLYAASILSRWARHHELHFDRLLPDLWFACAVMAAGLLYCAILLAGYVAAEVNSGCCLCFYTILAMAMMLLEAAVAGHLLLNEHWMQDLPYDRTRELENLVSFVNNNLDLCKWAALATVATQAFSLFLAITLRAMVSSTNADFDSDEDFVVIRRPLLLAQGAPAYLPTTADPRGAHPGLWSSSMRQKYGLNSTSDYTYNTLDQNAVPPQ, from the exons ATGGCTCGCGGCAGCCGCTCCGggaggaacggcggcggcggcgggtgcgcgAGCTGCTGCCTGGGGTTCCTGCTCAAGTTCCTCGCCTTCCTCCAGgccttcgccgccgtctccgccgtCCTCTACGCCGCCTCCATCCTCTCCCGCTGGGCGCGGCACCACGAGCTGCACTTCGACCGCCTCCTCCCTGACCTCTG GTTCGCGTGCGCCGtcatggccgccggcctcctctacTGCGCCATCCTCCTCGCGGGCTACGTCGCCGCCGAGGTCAACAGCGGGTGCTGCCTCTGCTTC TATACCATCCTGGCCATGGCGATGATGCTGCTAGAAGCTGCcgtggccggccacctcctcctcaacgAGCACTGGATGCAG GATCTGCCGTATGACCGCACGAGAGAGCTCGAGAACCTCGTCTCCTTTGTCAACAACAACCTCGACCTCTGCAAATGGGCTGCTCTCGCTACCGTCGCCACACAG GCGTTCTCGCTTTTCTTGGCAATTACTCTACGAGCCATGGTTTCGTCCACCAATGCGGACTTTGACAGCGACGAAGATTTTGTGGTCATAAGGAGGCCGCTGCTTCTTGCCCAAGGTGCTCCAGCCTATCTCCCTACCACGGCCGACCCTAGAGGTGCCCACCCTGGCCTATGGAGCTCATCGATGAGGCAAAAG TATGGATTGAACTCCACAAGCGACTACACCTACAACACACTGGATCAAAATGCAGTACCACCACAGTGA